The nucleotide sequence CTTGCTTTTTCCGCTGTATACGGTGCGTTCCATGGACAGTACGACTTTTTCCGGCCGGTAAATGATTTCCTGTGACGCCACTTTTCCGCAGCTGCATTCCTCCATTCTGGAGCCGTCCTGCCGGGGTGTAGCCGGCTGCACCACAGTCTCAAAATCATGAATATGCACTTCTTCCGGTACTTCTTCCGGAGACTCAGGTTCCGGCGAAATAACCGGAGGGGTTACCGGCATTTCTTCCGGCGGGGTAACGGGCGGAGTTACCGGTATTTCTTCCGGCGGAGTAACGGGCGGAGTTACCGGTATTTCTTCCGGCGGGGTGACTGATGTTCCATCCTGAAACAGCACAGGCTTCTGAGCCAGTATCCTGTCTTTCAGATTCTTTACGTCTGCCACCGTATTCAGGTCTTCCGTATAATACTCAGACAAAAACAGGAAGGTATAGTCTCCCGGTTTTGCATCCGGCTCCGCCTGCAGATAATACCGTCCCGGATGTTCCTGAGCGGTGATCAGTGCAATGCTGTTGCCCCAGTCGGTTTTTGCAGAAATATCTGCCCCGCTGCCTTCCCAGTATTCCGTCTTTATCTTAATTACATAATCTGCTTCATACAGTCCCAGTTCATCGGCTTCTTCACTGGTAAAAGGCGTTCCGTCTTCATCGTACCACACCAGCTCAAAAAAGACGTTTTCATCCGGTATGGCTCCGTCCGGAGTTCTTCTGATTTTATTCAAATCCACTTCCCTGGGAGCAGAGGCAATGGAAATACTCCTCACCTGTGGTTCGTCTGCCACAGTTCCTCTCACCACGCTCCACACGCCTCTGTCATATTTCAGACTGAAACCATTCTCAATACTTCTCTCCGCCAGCACGAAATTACTCCGCACCGCATTGGAAGGATCCGCTGTGATATAGTCTCTCCCCGGTATAATGGAACCTGTAGCCATACGGTTTCCCGGACAGATTACGGTGGTACCGGTAACCTGCCCCCGAATCGCTGCCTGCGTTGTCCCATCCAGTATCAGAACGCCCCGTTCTCCATCCTGAATACCTGTACCTCTGAAATTCCCTTTAATTTCCGCATTCACTCCGCTTAAGTCCAGGCCGCCGCCATTGCGCAGCGTGACGTTCTCCAGGGTTCCCGCCTTAAATTTCAGAGTTCCTCCGTCTGCAATTACAATATTTCCGATATTTTCCACTTCTGCATCTGACATCAGACTGGCCCTCAGAGTCAGCGTCGTAGTTCCGTTACCGCGGAATTTGTTTATCCACATGGTACTGCCTGCCGCACCTGCAGCCTGAATTTCCGCCTGGCTGGTCAGACTGGTATCCACATAATCCCGCACCCTTACTCTGGTATCCAGATTCACCGTTGCTTTGCCTCTGTACGGCACATTTCCATCTATTGCCTCATGGCCCATAAGGACTGCCTGAAGGATGGTTTTGTCATTGGAATTCTGAACCGTCAGGGAAGCATTGCTGCCAACTGCTGTTCCCGGATAACCGCCGGCACAGATGGTGGGCAGCAGTTCTTTTTCCGTACCGCCCATACCTCCTGAGCCGCCGTCCAGATAAGTATCCACATTGTCCAGTGTCAGGCTGTGGCCTGCCAGAAAGATTTCCCGGTGAGGAACACTGTTCAGCGCATTGGAAGATTCCATGGTCAGTTTCATATTCCGAAAGACCACATTATCCCCTTCCAGCTGCAGGGGACTTCTGCAGTTTAAAGTACTCTGGCTGACAGAAATACCCTGAATCACCGTTCCTGCCGGAATTTTCACCGGAATCATCCGGCCGCCTGGCTCTGCCTCCTGGCCAATGGTAATCAGATTGTTTATGGTAATGGGGCTCTGTTTCTGCTGCAGCGCCGCCATAAATTCTTCTCTTGTGTAAACGGTAACTCCGCCTTCTCTGGCGGTTCCCCGAACTTCCGTATGCTGCCGCACCGCTTCCGTGCCCTGTGCCGGAACTATCTGCGTATTCTGTGCCAGAGCTGTCTCAGACAGGCTCATAAGCAGAATGGCTGCCGCAAGTAACATACGAAAAGACCTGTTTTTTCTCATTGCTCATCTCCTTTTCCGGAGGGACGCAGGACACCGACAGGCGCCCTGCTCCCCTGAGTTTTAAAGTATCGCTGAAACATTGCCTGTTTTCCGTCAGCAGACGCCCTAAGATACTTCTATTTCTTTAATCTGATGTTCATTTCCCTGTATCAGATATGTATGCTCGCTGCCGCAGTAAGGGCAGATTTTTCCATGCTCCACCGTAGGGTAGGTTTCCTGACAGTCTTCGCAGTAAGTAATGGCCGGGATGGTCTCTATTACCAGCTCGCATCCGTCCATCCGCTGGCTTTTGGAGCATTTCCATTTCCAGCAGTCCTTCAGATAATAAGGAATGATGGTGGAAACTTCTCCAATCTGAAGGGTTACTTTTGTAATTTTGTCTGCCTGGTTTTCCTCTGCCACACGCTCTACGGTTTTCACAATATGAAACACGATTCCTAATTCATGCACGGCTGCTCTCCATTCTGTGTCCCGCTATTTTATATGAGCCTGTTTTCTTCCTGTCTTCCGCTTTTCCGCAGTTTTCCCAGGTCTCCCGGTCTTTTTCCCGGCTTTTTTCACTGCCGGCTTATTGGCGAAAATGCTCTTAAATGCCTTTCCTGCCGCATAGGCTCCGATTTCCTTAAATTTGTCCTCGGATCTGCTCATCTTTGAGCATTCAGGATGATCCCGGTGGAGTCTGATAGCGTCAAATTCGCATTTGGT is from Lachnospiraceae bacterium JLR.KK002 and encodes:
- a CDS encoding hydrogenase maturation nickel metallochaperone HypA; this translates as MHELGIVFHIVKTVERVAEENQADKITKVTLQIGEVSTIIPYYLKDCWKWKCSKSQRMDGCELVIETIPAITYCEDCQETYPTVEHGKICPYCGSEHTYLIQGNEHQIKEIEVS
- a CDS encoding fibronectin type III domain-containing protein; the encoded protein is MRKNRSFRMLLAAAILLMSLSETALAQNTQIVPAQGTEAVRQHTEVRGTAREGGVTVYTREEFMAALQQKQSPITINNLITIGQEAEPGGRMIPVKIPAGTVIQGISVSQSTLNCRSPLQLEGDNVVFRNMKLTMESSNALNSVPHREIFLAGHSLTLDNVDTYLDGGSGGMGGTEKELLPTICAGGYPGTAVGSNASLTVQNSNDKTILQAVLMGHEAIDGNVPYRGKATVNLDTRVRVRDYVDTSLTSQAEIQAAGAAGSTMWINKFRGNGTTTLTLRASLMSDAEVENIGNIVIADGGTLKFKAGTLENVTLRNGGGLDLSGVNAEIKGNFRGTGIQDGERGVLILDGTTQAAIRGQVTGTTVICPGNRMATGSIIPGRDYITADPSNAVRSNFVLAERSIENGFSLKYDRGVWSVVRGTVADEPQVRSISIASAPREVDLNKIRRTPDGAIPDENVFFELVWYDEDGTPFTSEEADELGLYEADYVIKIKTEYWEGSGADISAKTDWGNSIALITAQEHPGRYYLQAEPDAKPGDYTFLFLSEYYTEDLNTVADVKNLKDRILAQKPVLFQDGTSVTPPEEIPVTPPVTPPEEIPVTPPVTPPEEMPVTPPVISPEPESPEEVPEEVHIHDFETVVQPATPRQDGSRMEECSCGKVASQEIIYRPEKVVLSMERTVYSGKSKKPQVWVRDRTGRNINSRQYQISYRNNVLVGQAEVTVRLIGDYSGTLKKNFVIEPGKTSLTGLTAKSRGFTVKWKKQSTQTSGYEIQYSTSSKFTGKSTKKVTVKSSRTTSKTISGQKAGKKYYVRIRTYKTVKSGGKQMKIYSGWSKVKSVRAR